The proteins below are encoded in one region of Thermothelomyces thermophilus ATCC 42464 chromosome 1, complete sequence:
- a CDS encoding glycosyltransferase family 2 protein (CAZy_ID 267982) has product MATLMDLMFPRLDFLWSTRFWAIFHTVLWLWRYVRLIVHCISHWAYKSKEPNWENPRYTSQDVTVVIPTIHNRPEELRPSLESILACKPAKLVLVTTWNKHEALSRVAATLRMPDPASPVEIEVLHVDKANKRLQVCKALEDDHVRTSITVMADDDVEWPSTLMPWLLAPFEDDRMGGVGTCQRVKRVVDGDIMTRIFNWLGAAYIERRNFEISATHNIDGGTSCMSGRTGAYRTEILKSYSFLDNFKNEKWGRYILNADDDNFVTRWLVAHQWETWIQYNSECEIETTLENSTKFLYQCSRWARSNWRSNWTSLVRERYVWTQQPWCTYALHLTTFTSLAFVVDPLLLFSCWWGTENWEPRNRHILLWAEIAFMFGFTKVVKLVGLFRKNPRDIVFLPVSIVFGYFHGLIKLWALFTLKKTSWGSREDGDEHNTFRLQEKPRPSQSMATPPYGPDLPKAIKYPRLSQPRRVAACSEKRKPIGCMSPAEAPYQQTAKLPVH; this is encoded by the exons ATGGCTACATTAATGGACCTCATGTTTCCCCGCCTAGATTTTCTCTGGTCTACGAGATTTTGGGCCATTTTTCATACGGTACTCTG GCTTTGGCGCTACGTTCGACTGATTGTTCACTGCATCAGCCATTGGGCTTACAAATCGAAGGAGCCAAACTGGGAAAACCCGAGGTACACATCCCAGGATGTCACGGTGGTCATCCCTACCATCCATAACCGCCCCGAAGAGCTGCGCCCCTCACTCGAGAGCATCCTGGCCTGTAAGCCGGCGAAATTGGTTCTCGTGACGACGTGGAACAAGCACGAGGCGCTGAGCCGGGTGGCGGCGACCCTGCGCATGCCGGATCCTGCTTCTCCGGTCGAGATCGAAGTGCTGCATGTCGATAAGGCGAACAAGCGCCTACAGGTCTGCAAAGCGCTGGAAGATGACCACGTCAGGACGTCAATCACGGTCATGGCCGATGACGACGTGGAGTGGCCGTCGACCTTGATGCCCTGGCTCCTCGCACCGTTCGAGGACGACCGGATGGGCGGGGTGGGAACTTGCCAACGGGTGAAGCGCGTCGTCGATGGAGATATCATGACGCGCATCTTCAACTGGCTGGGGGCGGCCTACATCGAGCGACGCAATTTCGAGATCTCAGCGACGCATAACATCGACGGCGGGACGTCGTGCATGTCCGGGCGCACGGGTGCTTACCGGACCGAGATCTTAAAAAGCTACAGTTTCTTGGACAACTTCAAGAATGAAAAGTGGGGAAGGTACATCCTcaacgccgacgacgacaactTTGTGACTCGGTGGCTGGTCGCTCACCAGTGGGAGACTTGGATCCAGTATAATTCTGAGTGTGAGATCGAGACGACGCTCGAAAACAGCACCAAGTTCCTCTACCAGTGCTCCCGCTGGGCAAGGAGCAACTGGAGAAGCAACTGGACCAGTCTGGTGCGCGAGAGATACGTGTGGAC CCAGCAGCCGTGGTGCACCTACGCGCTACATCTTACGACCTTCACCTCTCTGGCTTTCGTGGTCGACCCTCTCTTGCTCTTCTCTTGCTGGTGGGGCACGGAGAATTGGGAGCCTAGGAATCGACACATTCTGCTCTGGGCGGAAATCGCATTCATGTTTGGTTTTACCAAGGTAGTGAAGCTGGTTGGTTTATTTCGAAAGAATCCGAGAGACATCGTCTTTCTTCCGGTGTCCATTGTGTTTGGCTACTTCCACGGCCTGATCAAGTTGTGGGCACTCTTCACGCTCAAGAAG ACATCCTGGGGCAGCCGAGAGGATGGTGATGAGCACAACACTTTCCGCTTGCAGGAGAAGCCTCGTCCCAGTCAGAGCATGGCGACGCCGCCTTACGGACCAGACTTGCCAAAGGCGATCAAATACCCGAGATTGTCGCAACCCCGCCGCGTGGCTGCGTGCTCAGAAAAGCGGAAGCCTATTGGTTGCATGTCTCCGGCGGAAGCTCCCTACCAGCAAACGGCCAAACTTCCAGTGCACTGA